Proteins found in one Pseudomonas sp. P8_241 genomic segment:
- a CDS encoding efflux RND transporter periplasmic adaptor subunit, translated as MRIQQKPALLVALLIILAALGLWYASKPGKTKLATPSAIPVRVVNVTEKDVPRYVSGIGSVLSLHSVVVRPQIDGILTRILVKEGQLVKKGDLLATIDDRSIRASLDQAQAQLGESQAQLQVALVNLKRYKLLSVDDGVSKQTYDQQQALVNQLKATAQGNQASIDAAQVQLSYTQIRSPVTGRVGIRTVDEGNFLRMTDTQGLFTVTQIDPIAVEFSLPQQMLPTLQGLISDPQHARVKAYIGADTDGETGNLLGEGHLTLIDNQINANTGTIRAKAEFDNAGQKLWPGLLVTVKIQTALDKDALVVPPNVVQRGLDQHFVYRLKGDKVEAVPVQMVYQDSGLNIIKGVQAGDQLVSDGQSRLKPGSVVQVLTDPPQVVQSETTP; from the coding sequence ATGCGAATCCAGCAAAAACCCGCCCTGCTCGTCGCCCTTCTGATCATCCTGGCAGCGCTGGGCCTGTGGTACGCCAGCAAACCGGGCAAAACCAAACTCGCCACCCCCTCCGCCATCCCGGTACGCGTTGTGAATGTCACTGAAAAAGACGTGCCGCGCTACGTCAGCGGCATCGGCTCGGTCCTGTCCCTGCACAGCGTCGTGGTCCGCCCGCAGATCGACGGCATCCTCACCAGAATCCTGGTCAAGGAAGGCCAACTGGTGAAAAAAGGCGACCTGCTGGCCACCATCGACGACCGCTCGATTCGCGCCAGCCTCGACCAGGCCCAGGCACAATTGGGCGAAAGTCAGGCACAACTGCAAGTGGCGCTGGTCAACCTCAAGCGTTACAAGCTGCTCAGTGTCGACGACGGCGTTTCCAAGCAGACCTATGACCAGCAACAAGCCTTGGTCAATCAGCTCAAAGCCACCGCCCAGGGCAATCAAGCTTCCATCGATGCTGCTCAGGTGCAGTTGTCCTACACGCAGATTCGCTCGCCAGTCACCGGTCGCGTCGGCATTCGTACAGTGGATGAAGGCAACTTCTTGCGCATGACCGACACCCAAGGCCTGTTCACCGTGACCCAGATCGACCCGATCGCCGTGGAATTCTCCCTGCCCCAGCAAATGCTGCCGACCCTGCAAGGCCTGATCAGCGACCCACAGCACGCCCGGGTCAAGGCCTACATTGGTGCCGACACCGATGGCGAAACCGGCAACCTCCTCGGCGAAGGCCACCTGACCCTGATCGACAACCAGATCAACGCCAATACCGGCACCATCCGCGCCAAGGCCGAATTCGACAATGCCGGGCAGAAACTCTGGCCGGGCCTGCTGGTGACGGTAAAAATTCAGACAGCGCTGGATAAAGATGCGCTGGTCGTACCGCCCAACGTCGTACAGCGCGGCCTCGATCAACATTTCGTTTACCGCCTCAAGGGCGACAAGGTCGAAGCCGTCCCGGTGCAGATGGTCTATCAAGACAGCGGTTTGAACATCATCAAAGGCGTGCAGGCCGGTGATCAATTGGTCAGCGATGGCCAGTCGCGTCTCAAGCCCGGTTCGGTGGTGCAGGTGCTGACCGATCCACCGCAGGTGGTGCAATCGGAGACGACGCCATGA
- a CDS encoding multidrug efflux RND transporter permease subunit, with amino-acid sequence MKGHGSVSAWCIDHPVATILLTFALVLLGAIAFPRLPIAPLPEAEFPTIQVAAQLPGASPETMASSVATPLEVQFSAIPGVTQMTSSSALGSTNLTLQFTLDKSIDTAAQEVQAAINTAAGKLPKDMPNLPTWRKVNPADSPVLILSVNSSLMPGPELSDLTETLLSRQLSQVDGVGQVSITGQQRPAIRVQVSADKLAAIGLTLADIRLAIQQTSLNLAKGALYGESSISTLSTNDQLFHPDEYSQLIVSYKDGAPVHLKDVAKVVNGSEDAYVQAWAGSQPGVNLVIFRQPGANIVETVDRIQAALPALQAMLPASVQVKVLIDRTQTIRASLHEVEITLLIAVMLVVAVMALFLRQLSATLIVSAVLGVSLIASFALMYVMGFSLNNLTLVAIVVAVGFVVDDAIVVVENIHRHLEAGDGMREAAIKGAGEIGFTVVSISFSLVAAFIPLLFMGGVVGRLFKEFALTATSTILISVVVSLTLAPTLAALFMRAPVHHAHDKPGFGERLLGWYEKGLRRALAHQKLMIGVFGLSLALAVAGYILIPKGFFPIQDTGFVLGTTEAAADISYGDMVKKHLAMAEIVAADPAVQAFSHSVGVSGSNQTIANGRFWIALKKRGDRDVSASEFIDRIRPQLMKVPGIVLYLRAGQDINLSSGPSRAQYQYVIKSNDGATLSTWTQRLTEKLRGNPAFRDISNDLQLGGSITHINIDRSAAARFGLTASDVDEALYDAFGQRQINEFQTQVNQYNVILELDTKQRGKAESLNYFYLRSPLSGEMVPLSALAKFDAPTIGPLSIAHDGMFPAANLSFNLAPGVALGDAVIMLNQAKADIGMPAAISGNFQGAAQAFQSSLASQPWLILAALVAVYIILGVLYESFVHPLTIISTLPSAGLGAVIMLWICGQDFSIMALIGLVLLIGIVKKNGILMIDFALDAQRNGGLSPEEAIFKACITRFRPIIMTTLAALLGALPLMLGFGTGAELRQPLGIAVVGGLLVSQALTLFTTPVIYLWLERLFHRPKPTPVAALATTD; translated from the coding sequence ATGAAGGGCCACGGCTCGGTTTCCGCGTGGTGCATTGATCACCCTGTCGCGACCATTCTGCTGACCTTCGCCTTGGTACTGCTGGGCGCGATTGCCTTCCCGCGACTGCCCATCGCGCCACTGCCAGAAGCTGAATTCCCAACCATCCAGGTCGCTGCGCAACTGCCCGGCGCCAGCCCGGAAACCATGGCGTCGTCGGTGGCCACACCACTGGAAGTGCAATTCAGCGCCATCCCCGGCGTGACCCAGATGACGTCGAGCAGCGCGCTCGGCTCGACCAACCTGACCCTGCAATTCACCCTCGATAAAAGCATCGACACCGCCGCCCAGGAAGTGCAGGCCGCGATCAACACCGCCGCCGGCAAGCTGCCCAAGGACATGCCGAACCTGCCGACCTGGCGCAAGGTCAACCCGGCCGACAGCCCGGTGCTGATCCTCAGCGTCAACTCGTCGCTGATGCCCGGCCCGGAACTCAGCGACCTGACGGAGACCCTGCTGTCCCGCCAACTCAGTCAGGTCGACGGTGTCGGCCAAGTGTCCATCACCGGCCAGCAACGCCCGGCGATTCGTGTTCAGGTGTCCGCCGACAAACTCGCTGCCATCGGCCTGACCCTGGCGGACATTCGCCTGGCGATCCAGCAAACCAGCCTAAACCTGGCCAAAGGTGCGCTGTACGGCGAGTCGAGCATTTCAACGCTTTCGACCAATGATCAGCTGTTCCACCCCGACGAATACAGCCAGCTGATCGTTTCCTACAAGGACGGCGCACCGGTTCACCTCAAGGATGTCGCCAAAGTCGTCAACGGTTCGGAAGATGCCTACGTTCAGGCCTGGGCGGGTTCGCAACCGGGCGTCAACCTGGTGATTTTCCGCCAACCGGGCGCCAACATCGTCGAAACCGTGGATCGCATCCAGGCCGCGCTGCCGGCGCTGCAAGCGATGCTGCCGGCCTCGGTGCAGGTAAAAGTGTTGATCGACAGAACCCAGACCATCCGCGCCTCTCTGCATGAAGTAGAAATCACCCTGTTGATCGCGGTGATGCTGGTGGTCGCGGTGATGGCGTTGTTCCTGCGCCAACTGTCGGCCACGCTGATTGTGTCGGCGGTGCTCGGGGTGTCGTTGATCGCCAGTTTTGCGCTGATGTACGTGATGGGCTTCAGCCTGAACAACCTGACGCTGGTGGCAATCGTGGTGGCCGTGGGGTTTGTGGTAGACGATGCGATCGTGGTGGTGGAAAACATTCACCGCCATCTCGAAGCCGGCGATGGCATGCGCGAGGCGGCGATCAAAGGCGCCGGCGAAATTGGTTTCACCGTGGTGTCGATCAGTTTCTCGCTGGTGGCGGCGTTCATCCCGCTGCTGTTCATGGGCGGTGTGGTCGGGCGACTGTTCAAGGAGTTCGCCCTGACCGCCACTTCGACCATTCTGATTTCGGTGGTGGTGTCCCTGACGCTGGCACCCACCCTGGCCGCGCTGTTCATGCGTGCACCGGTGCATCACGCCCACGACAAACCGGGCTTCGGCGAGCGCCTGCTGGGGTGGTACGAAAAAGGCCTGCGCCGCGCCCTCGCCCATCAGAAGTTGATGATCGGCGTGTTCGGCTTGTCCCTGGCATTGGCGGTCGCCGGCTACATCCTCATCCCCAAAGGGTTCTTCCCGATCCAGGACACGGGTTTTGTCCTCGGCACCACCGAAGCGGCGGCGGACATTTCCTACGGTGACATGGTGAAAAAACACCTGGCGATGGCCGAAATCGTCGCCGCCGATCCTGCTGTCCAGGCGTTTTCCCACTCGGTCGGCGTCTCGGGCAGCAACCAGACCATCGCCAACGGCCGTTTCTGGATTGCCTTGAAAAAACGCGGCGACCGTGACGTCTCGGCCAGTGAATTCATCGACCGGATTCGCCCGCAACTGATGAAAGTCCCGGGCATTGTGCTGTATCTGCGTGCCGGTCAGGACATCAACCTCAGCTCCGGCCCGAGCCGTGCCCAATACCAGTACGTGATCAAGAGCAACGACGGCGCGACCCTCAGCACCTGGACCCAGCGCCTGACGGAAAAACTGCGCGGTAACCCGGCGTTCCGGGACATTTCCAACGACCTGCAACTGGGCGGCAGCATCACCCACATCAACATCGACCGCAGCGCGGCTGCCCGTTTCGGCCTGACCGCCAGCGATGTCGACGAAGCGCTGTATGACGCGTTTGGCCAGCGGCAGATCAACGAGTTCCAGACGCAGGTCAACCAGTACAACGTGATTCTTGAACTGGATACCAAGCAGCGCGGCAAGGCTGAGAGTCTCAACTATTTCTACCTGCGCTCCCCCTTGAGTGGAGAAATGGTGCCGCTGTCGGCCCTCGCCAAGTTTGATGCGCCGACCATCGGCCCATTGTCCATCGCCCACGACGGCATGTTCCCGGCCGCCAACCTGTCATTCAACCTGGCACCCGGCGTGGCCTTGGGCGATGCGGTGATCATGCTCAACCAGGCCAAGGCCGACATCGGCATGCCGGCGGCGATCAGCGGCAATTTCCAGGGCGCGGCCCAGGCATTCCAGAGCTCGCTGGCCAGCCAGCCGTGGCTGATCCTGGCGGCGCTGGTGGCGGTCTACATCATTCTTGGCGTGCTCTACGAGAGCTTCGTGCACCCGCTGACGATCATTTCGACCTTGCCCTCGGCGGGTCTGGGCGCGGTGATCATGCTGTGGATCTGCGGTCAGGATTTTTCGATCATGGCGCTGATCGGGCTGGTACTGCTGATCGGTATCGTCAAGAAAAACGGCATCCTGATGATCGACTTCGCCCTCGACGCGCAGCGCAACGGTGGATTGTCGCCGGAAGAGGCGATCTTCAAGGCCTGTATCACGCGGTTCCGGCCGATCATCATGACCACCCTCGCCGCGCTGCTCGGCGCCCTGCCGCTGATGCTCGGTTTCGGCACCGGCGCCGAGTTGCGCCAACCCTTGGGGATCGCTGTAGTTGGCGGCTTGCTGGTGAGCCAGGCGCTGACGCTGTTCACCACGCCGGTCATATACTTATGGCTTGAGCGGTTATTCCATCGGCCCAAACCTACGCCGGTTGCGGCGTTGGCGACCACAGACTGA
- a CDS encoding heavy metal response regulator transcription factor, protein MRVLIIEDEEKTADYLHRGLTEQGYTVDLARDGVEGLHLALESDYAVIVLDVMLPGLDGFGVLRALRARKQTPVIMLTARERVEDRIKGLRDGADDYLGKPFSFLELVARLQALTRRSGGHEPVQVSIADLWIDLISRKATRAGTRLDLTAKEFSLLSVLARRQGEILSKTAIAEMVWDINFDSDANVVEVAIKRLRAKLDGPFEEKLLHTIRGMGYVLESRGVQ, encoded by the coding sequence ATGCGCGTTCTGATTATCGAAGACGAAGAAAAAACCGCGGACTATCTGCATCGCGGCCTGACGGAACAGGGCTACACCGTGGACCTGGCCCGGGACGGGGTCGAAGGCCTCCACCTGGCGCTGGAAAGCGACTATGCGGTGATCGTCCTCGACGTCATGCTACCGGGGCTCGACGGCTTCGGCGTACTGCGCGCCCTGCGTGCGCGCAAGCAAACCCCGGTGATCATGCTCACCGCCCGCGAGCGCGTCGAAGACCGCATCAAAGGCCTGCGCGACGGTGCCGATGATTACCTGGGCAAACCGTTTTCCTTCCTTGAACTGGTGGCGCGCCTGCAAGCGCTGACCCGCCGCAGCGGCGGTCATGAACCGGTGCAAGTGAGCATCGCCGACCTGTGGATAGATTTGATCAGCCGCAAGGCCACCCGCGCCGGCACCCGCCTGGACCTGACCGCCAAGGAGTTTTCGCTGCTCAGCGTGCTGGCCCGTCGACAAGGCGAAATCCTCTCGAAAACCGCCATTGCCGAAATGGTCTGGGACATCAATTTCGACAGCGACGCCAATGTGGTCGAAGTCGCGATCAAACGCTTGCGAGCCAAGCTCGACGGGCCGTTCGAAGAGAAACTTCTGCACACGATCCGCGGCATGGGTTATGTGCTGGAGAGCCGTGGTGTCCAGTAA
- a CDS encoding FUSC family protein: MTPLPAPLRWLYSLEWRRGFFDWARSDGVTWVYIFKVLIAAFLTLWLAMRLELPQPRTAMITVFIVMQPQSGQVFAKSFYRFLGTLAGSTVMVALIALFAQNTELFLGSLAIWVGICSAGAARCRNFRAYGFVLAGYTAAMVGLPALAHPDGAFMAAVWRVLEISLGILCATLVSAAILPQTASAAMRNALYQRFGVFALFVTDGLRGRSQRDAFEAGNVRFIAEAVGLEGLRSVTVFEDPHMRRRNGRLSRLNSEFMGITTRFNALHQLLERLRSSAADQVVAAIKPGLQDLAELLDGYSGRSLTSADAARLVTVLTAYKEGLPARVRSLRATFQESAPSDAEQLDFHTAYELLYRFVDDLHSYAQTHASLAEHSHAREQWDEPFTPQTNWMAAAASGIRAAFILVVLGSYWVATAWPSGATMTLIAAATVGLSAATPNPKRMAFQMACGTFLGALIGFVEMFFIFPWIDGFALLCVMLAPVIVLGSFLTSRPQYAGVGLGLLIFFSTGSVPDNLTVYNPYTFINDYIAMVLGMLVCAAAGAIILPPNSRWLWRRLEQDLRGQVVYAISGKLKGLASSFESRTRDLLHQAYGLAAGQPHVQRDLLRWMFVVLEVGHAIIELRKEQAILPVHPAYAESQPWRQAIRVMGRALVRLFLQPGSNNLERALVAVDHAISRVQSTDEPFAPHFDTSALRRVKSYLHFIRTSLLDPQSPLAAYAIAKPEGLEHAS, from the coding sequence ATGACTCCCTTGCCCGCACCTTTGCGCTGGCTGTACTCCCTTGAATGGCGCCGGGGTTTCTTTGACTGGGCACGCAGTGACGGCGTGACCTGGGTGTACATATTCAAGGTCCTGATCGCCGCGTTCCTGACGCTGTGGCTGGCCATGCGCCTGGAGCTGCCGCAGCCGCGCACGGCGATGATCACCGTGTTTATTGTCATGCAACCGCAAAGCGGTCAGGTGTTCGCCAAGAGTTTCTACCGTTTTCTCGGCACCTTGGCCGGCTCGACGGTGATGGTCGCGCTGATTGCCTTGTTTGCGCAGAACACCGAACTGTTCCTCGGCTCGCTGGCGATCTGGGTCGGCATCTGTTCGGCCGGCGCGGCGCGTTGCCGTAACTTTCGCGCCTACGGTTTTGTGCTTGCCGGCTACACCGCAGCGATGGTTGGTTTGCCCGCGCTGGCGCATCCCGATGGCGCGTTCATGGCGGCGGTTTGGCGGGTACTGGAAATCTCCCTGGGGATTCTCTGCGCGACCCTGGTCAGTGCCGCGATCCTGCCGCAAACCGCCAGCGCGGCGATGCGCAACGCCTTGTATCAGCGCTTCGGCGTGTTTGCCCTGTTTGTCACCGATGGCTTGCGCGGGCGCAGTCAGCGCGATGCGTTCGAAGCGGGCAACGTGCGCTTTATTGCCGAGGCGGTGGGCCTGGAAGGCTTGCGTAGTGTCACCGTATTCGAGGACCCGCACATGCGTCGGCGCAACGGTCGGCTCAGTCGTTTGAACAGCGAGTTCATGGGCATCACCACGCGCTTCAACGCCTTGCATCAATTGCTTGAACGCCTGCGTAGCAGTGCGGCGGATCAGGTGGTGGCGGCGATCAAACCGGGTTTGCAAGACCTGGCCGAATTGCTCGACGGCTACAGCGGCCGATCCCTGACCAGCGCGGATGCGGCGCGTCTGGTCACGGTATTGACTGCCTACAAAGAAGGCTTGCCAGCGCGAGTGCGCAGCCTGCGGGCGACCTTTCAGGAGAGTGCGCCGAGCGACGCCGAGCAACTGGATTTCCACACCGCGTACGAGCTTCTGTATCGCTTCGTCGACGACCTGCACAGTTATGCACAGACCCACGCCTCATTGGCCGAACACAGCCATGCGCGGGAGCAATGGGATGAACCGTTCACCCCGCAAACCAACTGGATGGCCGCCGCCGCATCGGGGATTCGCGCGGCGTTCATTCTGGTGGTGCTGGGCAGCTACTGGGTCGCCACCGCGTGGCCGAGCGGCGCGACCATGACCCTGATCGCCGCCGCCACCGTAGGCCTGTCCGCCGCCACGCCGAACCCTAAACGCATGGCCTTCCAGATGGCCTGCGGTACGTTTCTCGGTGCGCTGATCGGCTTCGTCGAGATGTTTTTCATCTTCCCGTGGATCGACGGTTTTGCACTGTTGTGCGTGATGCTGGCGCCGGTGATCGTACTCGGTTCGTTCCTGACCTCACGCCCGCAATACGCCGGTGTCGGCCTCGGGTTGCTGATCTTTTTCAGCACCGGCTCGGTGCCGGACAACCTGACTGTCTACAACCCGTATACCTTCATCAACGACTACATCGCCATGGTGCTCGGCATGCTGGTGTGCGCGGCGGCCGGGGCGATTATTTTGCCACCGAACAGTCGCTGGTTATGGCGTCGGCTGGAGCAGGATCTGCGTGGTCAGGTGGTGTACGCCATCAGCGGCAAGCTCAAGGGGCTGGCGTCGAGTTTCGAAAGCCGCACCCGCGACCTGCTGCATCAGGCTTACGGCCTGGCTGCAGGGCAGCCGCACGTGCAGCGCGACCTGCTGCGCTGGATGTTCGTGGTGCTGGAAGTCGGCCACGCGATCATCGAGTTGCGCAAGGAACAGGCGATTCTGCCTGTGCATCCGGCCTATGCCGAATCCCAGCCGTGGCGCCAGGCGATCCGGGTGATGGGGCGGGCGCTGGTGCGGCTGTTCCTGCAACCGGGCAGCAACAACCTGGAGCGCGCACTGGTCGCCGTGGATCACGCGATCAGCCGCGTGCAGTCGACTGACGAACCCTTCGCCCCGCACTTCGATACCTCGGCTTTGCGTCGGGTGAAAAGCTATCTGCACTTCATCCGCACCTCGTTGCTGGACCCGCAATCACCGCTCGCCGCTTACGCAATCGCCAAGCCTGAAGGACTTGAACATGCCTCGTGA
- a CDS encoding efflux transporter outer membrane subunit: MPRRISRALQPLSVLALTLAIGGCIGTAGIAPQGEALQANSLATDDAIQSAAQDAHWPTAQWWQAYGDSQLNSWIDLAVQGSPSLAMAAARVRQARSMAGVAEAAESVQINGDATLKRHNWPTDQFYGPGDLANSTTWDNNAALGLSYALDLWGRESNASERAVDMAHMTVAEARQARLELQNNIVRVYIELSLHYAQRDIVEATLKQQQQILDLAQKRLDGGIGTHFEVSQAETPLPETHRQIDALDEEIALSRNQLAALAGKGPGEGAQLRRPTLSLGAALKLPSSLPAQLLGQRPDVVASRWQVAAQARGIDVAHAGFYPNVDLVGSLGYMATGGGVLEFLTGKKLNYTVGPAISLPIFDGGRLRAQLGEASAGYDLAVAHYNQTLVNALKNISDQLIRRESMDKQQAFATESVGAAQRTYDIAMIAYQRGLTDYLNVLNAQTLLFKQQQVQQQVQAARLSAHAELVTALGGGLGAGNDVPKVEQTQPPKTPVLLR, encoded by the coding sequence GTGCCGCGTCGCATCAGCAGAGCGCTTCAGCCGCTCAGTGTTTTGGCTTTAACCCTGGCAATCGGCGGCTGTATCGGAACCGCAGGTATTGCCCCACAGGGCGAGGCGCTGCAAGCCAATTCACTGGCCACCGACGACGCCATCCAGAGCGCCGCCCAGGATGCACATTGGCCTACCGCGCAATGGTGGCAGGCCTATGGCGACTCGCAACTGAACAGTTGGATCGATCTCGCTGTACAAGGCAGCCCGAGCCTGGCCATGGCCGCTGCCCGAGTGCGTCAGGCAAGGTCCATGGCCGGTGTCGCCGAAGCCGCGGAGTCGGTGCAGATCAACGGCGACGCCACCCTCAAGCGGCACAACTGGCCGACCGATCAGTTCTACGGCCCCGGTGATCTGGCCAACAGCACCACCTGGGACAACAACGCCGCGCTGGGCTTGAGCTACGCCCTCGACCTGTGGGGTCGCGAAAGCAATGCCAGCGAGCGCGCCGTCGACATGGCGCACATGACGGTCGCCGAAGCGCGCCAGGCCCGGCTCGAATTGCAGAACAACATCGTGCGCGTCTACATCGAGCTCTCGTTGCATTACGCGCAGCGCGACATCGTTGAAGCGACCCTCAAGCAGCAACAGCAAATCCTCGACCTGGCGCAGAAACGTTTGGACGGTGGCATCGGCACCCATTTCGAAGTCAGTCAGGCCGAAACGCCGCTGCCGGAAACTCATCGCCAGATCGATGCACTGGACGAAGAGATCGCCCTGAGTCGCAATCAACTGGCCGCTCTGGCCGGCAAAGGGCCGGGCGAGGGCGCGCAGTTGCGGCGTCCGACGCTGTCGTTAGGTGCGGCACTGAAATTGCCATCGTCGCTACCGGCGCAATTGCTCGGCCAGCGCCCAGACGTGGTCGCCAGTCGCTGGCAGGTGGCGGCGCAGGCGCGAGGGATCGATGTCGCTCACGCCGGTTTCTACCCGAACGTCGATCTGGTGGGCAGCCTCGGCTACATGGCTACCGGCGGCGGGGTGCTGGAGTTCCTGACCGGCAAGAAACTCAATTACACGGTCGGCCCGGCGATTTCCTTGCCGATATTCGACGGCGGACGTCTGCGCGCACAGCTGGGTGAAGCCTCGGCCGGGTATGACCTCGCTGTGGCGCATTACAACCAGACCCTGGTCAACGCGCTGAAAAACATCTCCGACCAGTTGATCCGCCGCGAGTCCATGGACAAGCAGCAGGCCTTCGCCACCGAGTCGGTGGGCGCGGCGCAGAGGACCTACGACATCGCGATGATCGCCTACCAGCGTGGCCTCACCGATTACCTCAACGTGCTCAATGCCCAGACGTTGCTGTTCAAGCAGCAGCAAGTGCAGCAGCAGGTGCAAGCGGCGCGTTTAAGTGCTCATGCCGAACTGGTGACGGCGCTCGGTGGTGGACTGGGTGCGGGCAACGATGTGCCGAAAGTCGAACAAACCCAGCCACCTAAAACCCCGGTTCTGCTGAGGTGA
- a CDS encoding heavy metal sensor histidine kinase gives MSSNSIALRLSGMFTLVALLVFLLIGWALYQQVDKGLGLLPEAELDARYSVLESTVGRYGTPEHWVKINNKLKLLGEEDKRINFWITSDDPHYEYGNPTPQIRAFADGPLGMRDLQLPNQPYPMKVLVSEFPAKDQRPPLRFMIGIDTETFFHTQHQLLIALISLAIIGVLMASALGYWVARIGLKPLIKLSQEAQRLAPPLRSGRLRLSPLPPELDQFVRSFNSTLERVEQAYSRLESFNADVAHELRSPLTNLIGQTQVALTRGRSAEHYFEVLQSNLEELERLRSIINDMLFLASADQGSKATKLTSTSLADEVATTLEYLDFILEDARVQVEVSGDAQVQIEIAHLRRALINLLNNAVQHTEPGQVIQVRIEVQEHQVSIGVANPGSPIDREHLPRLFERFYRVDASRSNSGHNHGLGLAIVKAIALMHGGDVFVRSDHGMNTFGIHLPV, from the coding sequence GTGTCCAGTAACAGTATTGCGCTGCGCCTGAGCGGGATGTTCACGCTGGTGGCGCTATTGGTCTTTCTGTTGATCGGCTGGGCGCTGTACCAACAAGTCGACAAAGGCCTCGGTTTGCTACCCGAAGCCGAGTTGGATGCGCGCTACAGCGTGCTCGAATCCACCGTCGGCCGTTACGGCACGCCCGAGCATTGGGTGAAGATCAACAACAAACTCAAGCTGCTGGGTGAAGAAGACAAGCGCATCAATTTCTGGATCACCAGCGACGATCCGCACTACGAATACGGCAACCCGACACCGCAAATCCGCGCCTTTGCCGATGGGCCGCTGGGCATGCGCGACCTGCAGTTACCGAATCAGCCCTACCCGATGAAAGTGCTGGTCAGCGAGTTTCCAGCCAAGGACCAGCGCCCGCCGTTGCGCTTCATGATCGGCATCGACACCGAGACGTTTTTCCACACGCAACACCAGTTGCTGATTGCCCTGATCAGCCTGGCGATCATTGGCGTGCTGATGGCCTCGGCGTTGGGTTACTGGGTGGCGCGGATCGGTCTCAAGCCGTTGATCAAACTGTCCCAGGAAGCCCAACGCCTCGCGCCGCCCTTGCGCTCCGGACGCTTGCGGCTGTCGCCGTTGCCGCCGGAGCTCGACCAGTTCGTGAGGTCGTTCAACTCGACGCTGGAGCGGGTGGAACAGGCCTACTCACGCCTGGAGTCGTTCAACGCTGACGTCGCCCATGAGTTGCGCTCACCGCTGACCAATCTGATCGGCCAAACCCAGGTCGCACTCACCCGCGGACGCTCCGCCGAGCATTATTTCGAAGTGCTGCAATCGAACCTCGAAGAACTGGAGCGGTTGCGTTCGATCATCAATGACATGCTGTTCCTGGCCAGCGCCGATCAGGGCAGCAAAGCGACCAAACTGACCTCCACGTCCCTGGCCGATGAAGTGGCGACGACTCTGGAATACCTGGACTTCATTCTCGAAGATGCCCGGGTTCAGGTTGAAGTGAGTGGTGATGCGCAAGTGCAGATCGAAATCGCCCATTTGCGCCGTGCATTGATCAATCTGCTGAACAACGCAGTGCAGCACACTGAGCCCGGACAGGTGATTCAAGTGCGGATCGAGGTTCAGGAGCATCAAGTCAGCATCGGCGTGGCCAACCCCGGATCGCCGATTGACCGGGAGCATCTGCCGCGCCTGTTCGAGCGTTTCTACCGGGTCGATGCGTCGCGCAGCAACAGCGGCCATAACCACGGACTTGGGTTGGCCATCGTCAAGGCGATTGCATTGATGCATGGCGGCGATGTATTCGTGCGCAGTGATCACGGGATGAATACGTTCGGGATTCATCTGCCTGTCTGA
- a CDS encoding LysR family transcriptional regulator has protein sequence MDTLQNMRAFSYVAEAGSFTAAAVQLDTTTANVSRAVSNLEAHLQTRLLNRTTRRIALTEAGKRYLLRCEQILAYVEEAEAEASDAHARPAGQLKVHTMTGIGQHFVIDAIARYRKTHPDVTFDLTLANRVPDLLDEGYDVSIVLASELPDSGFVSQRLGITYSIVCASPAYVKANGCAQKPSDLLNHACLRLVSPVIPLEKWAFDGPEGQEMVTINSSPFLVNSADAMKTAITSGMGVGVLPLYAAIDGLRDGTLVRVMPQYRSQELNLYAIYPSRQYLDAKIKTWVEYLRGSLPELLAAHQAELAAYELSGSLGGVRVAN, from the coding sequence ATGGACACTTTGCAAAACATGCGCGCCTTCAGTTACGTGGCCGAGGCCGGAAGCTTCACCGCCGCCGCCGTGCAACTGGACACCACCACGGCCAACGTCTCGCGCGCGGTCTCCAACCTGGAAGCCCACCTGCAAACCCGACTGCTCAACCGAACGACCCGCCGCATCGCCTTGACCGAAGCCGGCAAACGCTATTTGTTGCGCTGCGAGCAAATCCTGGCTTATGTCGAAGAAGCCGAAGCCGAAGCCAGCGACGCCCACGCACGCCCCGCCGGGCAACTGAAAGTGCACACCATGACCGGTATCGGCCAGCACTTCGTGATCGACGCCATCGCCCGCTATCGCAAGACCCACCCGGACGTGACATTCGACCTGACCCTGGCCAACCGCGTGCCGGACCTGCTCGACGAGGGTTACGACGTGTCCATCGTCCTCGCCAGCGAACTGCCAGACTCGGGCTTTGTGTCCCAGCGCCTGGGCATCACCTACAGCATCGTTTGCGCCTCCCCGGCCTACGTCAAAGCCAACGGCTGCGCGCAGAAACCCAGCGACCTGCTCAACCACGCCTGCCTGCGTCTGGTAAGCCCGGTGATTCCCCTGGAAAAATGGGCCTTCGACGGCCCGGAAGGCCAGGAAATGGTCACAATCAACAGCTCACCGTTCCTGGTGAACTCCGCCGACGCCATGAAAACCGCGATCACCAGCGGCATGGGCGTTGGGGTTTTACCGTTGTACGCAGCCATCGACGGCTTGCGCGACGGCACGCTGGTGCGCGTGATGCCCCAGTACCGATCTCAGGAACTGAATCTGTATGCGATCTATCCGTCGCGGCAGTATCTGGATGCCAAGATCAAGACGTGGGTGGAGTATTTGCGCGGGTCACTGCCGGAGTTGTTGGCGGCGCATCAGGCGGAATTGGCGGCGTATGAATTGAGCGGGAGTCTGGGCGGAGTTCGGGTGGCGAATTAA